The Desulfocurvibacter africanus subsp. africanus DSM 2603 genome contains the following window.
TGCCCAATTAGGGTTTTGCTGTTACCCCCAGAGTTACCCCCAGAAAAAAATACTATCCTCCTTTCGCGTATGCATCTGCGTACTGGTGCGCACTGCGTACCGCGCAATTTAAACGGACAGATTCTGCACCCCCTCCTGCTGCCGAACCCGCTCGGCCCATGCAATGTCAGCGATCTCGACCGGAGCATTCAGTTCGGGCTGGGACTGTGGCGGCCCAGGGTGTTATGCACGGTGTCGCCTGGGCGGTTCAGTTGGTTGATGTACTCATTCATGTGGTTATCCGCTGGTCAAACGGGAACGGCGGTGGTATGGGGCGTGAAACCAAGTCGCCTTTATCGCGCTCTGGCACCCATGGGCTGCACAGAACGCCTGCGTGCTTTCCTAACCCGTTATGGAGGCAAACACATGGGCTTGTTTAGTTTTCTGTCGGCTCCGCTGAAGATCGAAGAAGTTAAAATGGTACTCATTGGAAAACATGTGTTTAATCGCCTTTCTGATTACGACAAGAGAGTGGTCACGTTAGCAGCCGAGGATATATTGAGAAGGTGCGGCAGCGGGAAATTTCTAGCGTCTCTGCCGGATGTATCAAGGTACGCCCTTATATCTCTCGCGCTTGCTGAAATAGGCATAGATCATGGGCTTAATGGATTTCAGTGGATAGCGATTAAGCGCCCGCTTCTTGTACATAGTTACGACGAATTTGTTTGGAATACCGCGCGATCAATGGTGCTAAAGGATTTCGCAGTTGAGCCAGAGCTTTGATCTCGCCCAGCCATGCCAAGGCCCGCCCATGCGGGCCTTCTTTTTTTCTTGCCCGCCGCTTGACATCCCGAGCTCCCAGACGTGCAGACTTCCCATGGATGCTGGCGCTCATCGTCACTATGGAGCCTTCGGGCAGCCGGCGATCTTATTTGATTCATGCTTCCGCAGTTTTTGTTGTATCGCTGGGCTGCCTGTTTCATGCGGTTTCCTCTAGATATTCTATTTTTCTGATGGTATGCGTGCGGCAAAGGAGCCTAAAGCCATGCGTAGTCGCTTCGTCCTGCTCGCTCTGGTGTTAATGGTTACTGTCTCGGCGTGCGCTGGGATGCAGCCAAGGCTGTCCACGCGCAGGCTGGGAAACGCTGTTGAAATCAGAAAGAGCGGAGAGAATATCCTTGTTGTCTCTGTGTCCGATTACTACCATTATGATTTTTCTGGACCGCTCCCCTATGACAACGAATCCCAATGGTTTGATTACCGTTACAAATCTTCTCCAGACTATCTGCACATTGAGCACATACCCGTAAGCGTTGCTGCAAAGCAAGCCTTGAATGGTTTTTCTGGCCCATACCATAACTTTCTTCATGGGTGCTCAATCCGCTATACTGTCACCTACAGGGTAGAGGGCAGCAAGCGCGCTGTACGTGTTACGCTTTCCGTTAAGATGCCCGACGAAGCCGCTTGCGGGGAATGGGACTTCCAGGCCCTTACCCCAGCCCAGAAGCCCCTTGCAGAAGATGTCGAGCAGCGTATGCATGCAGCCTATTCTGTTGAGGCCAACCGTACCCCGGACGACTAAAGCCCTCTGCCGTTGCTCATGCCGCCGCCGAAGCGCCCCCGCTAGTAGTTGTTCCCGGCCCCGCCGCGTCCGCCGTTTCCGCCGGCTCCGGTGTTGCCTCCGCCTCCGCTGCTGCGGAAACTTCCTGGTGTCGTGTTGCCGGTGTAGCTTCTGTTTTTAGCCTCGTTAGACCGAAGCCCGCCATTCCCGCCCGTGCTGATGTGCCCCTTGCTGCCGACGCCGGAAGGTTGATACGAGTTCGGGTATTTGCTGGTGGTCTTAGTCGGGGCGGCCTGCTCCGGCTTCTTCTCCTCCTGCTGCTCCTTCTGCCTATTCTCCTGCGTCTGCATGCGCTCCAGGTTTTCCGCGTGGCTCATCTGGGGATTGTAGTCGTAGTTCGACACGGCCATGTCGGGGGTGCGCTCGTCCATGGCGGTCTCGGCGATGCTCTCGGCGGGCCGGTCAAAGCTCATGCGCTGATCTTGGGGTGCATCCATCGAAGCAACGTCAAAGCTCATCCTGCGGCCATCATCCACGAAGCTCATGCCGGGGTCGATGCCAAGCATGGTGTTGAGATCCTGTCTGGCCCGAGCGCCCGCCCTGGCGTCCCTGTCACGCTGGGCGACATCGCTGTCAGAGTCCCTCAGGCCGACGGCCTCCAGGGCAGGGTTGATCAGGTACCGCTTAGCCGGGTCGACGACATAGTCATCCACGAAGCCAGTTACCGCCCGCCCAACAGTGGTATCGGCAAGCTGCTCGGTAAAGGGCCGGCGTTGTCTGTCATATGCGGCGCTGATGTTGAAGCTGTCCATGGCGGCCTGTTCTTGAAGCTCTGGCGCTATGCTGGATATATCGAACCCCTCAATCGGGTCATAGTCAACGCTGTATCTGTCTTCAAACCGGTTGACGCCATACATCTTGTTGAGTTCGGCCAGCGCCTTGGGGCCATACTCGTTGAGAGCCGGCGCGGCCATGACGCCCAGGCCGACCGGGTTGGTCAGGCTGCCGAGACCCACCAGGGCATTGCCTGCCGTGCCCAATCCGGCACCGATTGCGGCGTTGGTTCCATAGCCGGCAGCCCCGACAGCCGTGCCGGTAATCCCGCCTTGCAGCGCTGCGTCCTTGGCTCGCCCGACGACAGCGCCCTTGGCTGCATCAATCACCTGCTGCTGCGTCTCAGGGTCCAGCATGGCTTCCTTGTCCACGTTCGCCGGGTTGTAGGTGCTGCCTACGTCGGCCACCGGATCAACGGCCTGCGTCGGCGTGGCCTGCCTCTGCGGCTGGGTCTGCACGGGGGCGACCTGCACGGGGGATGAGTCGTCGTATGTGTACGGGTCGCTGTAGGGCGAATAGATCTTGGCCGCGCCAGGCGTTTCAACATAGCGGCCAGTCGTTGCGCTGCCCTGGGCGGAACGGTTGGAAGTCGGGTTGAATACGCGAGCTGTGGGGCGTGGTACCATTAGAAGAGTCCTCCAAGCTGGCTCAGGCTGGAGCTGAGCGCAAATGTTTTTCGTGCCGTCGTACTACTCATTGTCTTGTTCCTGCTTGCCGTCGATCACGATGGTGAGGCCCAGAGGCAGGAGCGGGGCACCGTCCCTGCCAGTGAGTTCTTGTGCATGGCGCTGCTTGTACTTTTTGGGGAAGTGGCATTGAGCAGGCAGATTAGGAGCGTGTCGCTGTACTTGCGCACGGTCCCGCACATCTCGCCGCGGTGCCATACGGGCTCATCTACGCCCTCGGCGCCGCGGCGGCGGGCCTCATCTTCGAGGCGGAAGGCACCGATCTTTG
Protein-coding sequences here:
- a CDS encoding glycine zipper family protein, coding for MVPRPTARVFNPTSNRSAQGSATTGRYVETPGAAKIYSPYSDPYTYDDSSPVQVAPVQTQPQRQATPTQAVDPVADVGSTYNPANVDKEAMLDPETQQQVIDAAKGAVVGRAKDAALQGGITGTAVGAAGYGTNAAIGAGLGTAGNALVGLGSLTNPVGLGVMAAPALNEYGPKALAELNKMYGVNRFEDRYSVDYDPIEGFDISSIAPELQEQAAMDSFNISAAYDRQRRPFTEQLADTTVGRAVTGFVDDYVVDPAKRYLINPALEAVGLRDSDSDVAQRDRDARAGARARQDLNTMLGIDPGMSFVDDGRRMSFDVASMDAPQDQRMSFDRPAESIAETAMDERTPDMAVSNYDYNPQMSHAENLERMQTQENRQKEQQEEKKPEQAAPTKTTSKYPNSYQPSGVGSKGHISTGGNGGLRSNEAKNRSYTGNTTPGSFRSSGGGGNTGAGGNGGRGGAGNNY